One Candidatus Polarisedimenticolia bacterium genomic window carries:
- a CDS encoding Stp1/IreP family PP2C-type Ser/Thr phosphatase: protein MSRAKASTEDGAPRPVIRSAGLSDVGKRRKSNEDSFAISEDGTLFIVADGMGGHAAGEVASRLAVESIERHISGTDPRKEPTIPASFRSPGIDEASLPVPARRVLNAIRLANQEIVRSVRKDSSMRGMGTTVVIAYVHGTRAYIGSVGDSRAYVVRDRALRQLTSDHTLVNEQVRAGALSSQEARHHPARNILTRAVGSQEDVEADLVELDLKPGDILLLCSDGLTTMAEDADILKTLLAHPDDPEAASRALIDLANDRGGDDNVTVVLGRVGTPTH, encoded by the coding sequence GTGTCCAGGGCTAAGGCCTCCACGGAAGACGGCGCGCCGCGCCCAGTCATCCGGAGCGCCGGGCTGTCCGACGTCGGCAAGCGCCGGAAGTCGAACGAGGACTCCTTCGCGATCTCCGAGGACGGCACCCTGTTCATCGTGGCGGACGGCATGGGGGGGCACGCCGCGGGCGAAGTGGCGTCGCGCCTGGCGGTCGAATCGATCGAGCGGCACATCTCGGGCACCGATCCGCGCAAGGAGCCGACCATTCCCGCCTCCTTCCGCTCCCCCGGGATCGACGAGGCCAGCCTGCCGGTTCCGGCGCGCCGGGTGCTGAACGCCATCCGGCTCGCCAACCAGGAGATCGTGCGCTCGGTCCGCAAGGACAGCAGCATGCGCGGCATGGGGACCACGGTCGTCATCGCCTACGTCCACGGGACGCGCGCCTACATCGGCTCGGTCGGCGACAGCCGCGCCTATGTCGTGCGCGATCGGGCGCTGCGCCAGCTCACGTCCGACCACACCCTGGTCAACGAGCAGGTGAGAGCCGGCGCCCTGAGCAGCCAGGAAGCGCGCCACCACCCGGCGCGCAACATCCTGACCCGGGCGGTCGGCAGCCAGGAGGACGTCGAGGCCGACCTCGTGGAGCTCGACCTGAAGCCCGGGGACATCCTCCTCCTGTGCTCGGACGGTTTGACCACCATGGCGGAGGACGCCGACATCCTCAAGACCCTTCTGGCCCATCCCGACGATCCCGAGGCGGCCTCGCGCGCCCTCATCGACCTGGCCAACGATCGCGGCGGGGACGACAACGTCACGGTCGTCCTCGGGCGCGTCGGGACGCCGACGCACTGA